One part of the [Synechococcus] sp. NIES-970 genome encodes these proteins:
- a CDS encoding hypothetical protein (conserved hypothetical protein): MSQSEKDQFLYPLESYRGDFKVENVLFNANLQEFAQRVNFICNLETNGKLSSQQAYKEIKNLWKTLKHTRKSLDLPEEETKS; this comes from the coding sequence ATGTCTCAATCCGAAAAAGATCAATTTTTATATCCCCTCGAAAGTTATCGGGGCGACTTCAAAGTAGAAAATGTCCTCTTTAATGCCAATCTCCAGGAGTTTGCCCAGCGGGTCAATTTTATCTGCAACCTCGAAACCAATGGCAAGTTATCTTCCCAGCAAGCGTATAAAGAAATTAAAAATCTTTGGAAAACCCTAAAACATACCCGCAAGAGCCTTGATCTCCCTGAAGAGGAGACCAAGTCCTAG
- a CDS encoding glycoprotease family, putative: protein MATLGTPFLGLALHTTTPQLGLSIKNITTKEQHTAVWDLGRGLSAELHCYLQDFIQPYHWQDVAFLGVAKGPGGFTGTRLGVVTARTLAQQLEIPLYGISTLAAIALRVAQDNLDQAIAVYLPARQGAVFGAIYQITTTGVKSLVPDQLFTPEAWADCQQNFADLQVIEPPETLGDTAAEILSLAQQQWQLDPQGPWGAVVPFYGQHPVHR, encoded by the coding sequence ATGGCAACTCTGGGAACTCCTTTTTTGGGTTTAGCGCTCCACACAACAACGCCCCAGTTGGGATTAAGCATAAAAAACATCACGACGAAGGAACAGCACACTGCGGTCTGGGATTTGGGCCGGGGGCTCTCGGCAGAACTCCACTGCTATCTACAAGATTTTATCCAGCCCTACCATTGGCAAGATGTGGCTTTTTTAGGTGTTGCGAAAGGGCCTGGGGGCTTCACAGGAACTCGTTTAGGGGTGGTGACGGCCCGTACCCTCGCCCAACAATTGGAGATTCCTCTCTATGGCATTTCTACTCTAGCGGCGATCGCCTTGCGAGTTGCCCAAGATAATCTCGATCAAGCGATCGCCGTTTATTTGCCAGCACGACAGGGGGCCGTGTTTGGGGCCATCTATCAAATCACCACCACAGGGGTTAAATCGCTGGTGCCAGATCAGCTGTTTACCCCGGAAGCTTGGGCCGATTGTCAGCAGAACTTCGCTGATTTACAGGTGATTGAGCCGCCGGAAACCCTTGGTGATACTGCTGCAGAAATTTTGAGTCTGGCCCAACAGCAATGGCAGCTTGACCCCCAGGGGCCTTGGGGGGCAGTGGTGCCTTTCTATGGTCAGCACCCTGTTCATCGGTGA
- the rpsN gene encoding 30S ribosomal protein S14, RpsN produces MIERDKKRALTVAKYAAKRAALKEAFANTADPLEKLEIHRKIQNLPRNSSPTRMRNRCQVTGRPRSYYRDFGLCRNVLREWAHQGLLPGVVKSSW; encoded by the coding sequence ATGATTGAGCGCGACAAGAAACGCGCTCTCACGGTGGCAAAATACGCCGCAAAAAGAGCTGCCCTTAAGGAAGCTTTTGCAAATACAGCAGATCCCCTTGAGAAGCTCGAAATTCACCGCAAAATCCAAAACCTCCCCCGTAATAGCTCCCCCACTCGGATGCGGAACCGTTGCCAAGTCACTGGCAGACCCCGCAGCTACTACCGTGATTTCGGCCTGTGTCGTAACGTTCTACGGGAATGGGCCCACCAAGGACTCCTCCCCGGTGTGGTTAAGTCCAGTTGGTAA